A portion of the Lolium rigidum isolate FL_2022 chromosome 1, APGP_CSIRO_Lrig_0.1, whole genome shotgun sequence genome contains these proteins:
- the LOC124683860 gene encoding gamma-glutamylcyclotransferase 2-2-like, whose protein sequence is MVLWVFGYGSLIWNPGFDFDDKILGFITGYKRTFNLACIDHRGTPKDPARTCTLESEEGAICWGIAYCVNGGLEKEREAMQYLERRECEYDQKISVDFYKDGNSLEPAVTGVLVFVSTPDPVGNKYYLGPAPLEDMAMQIATASGPNGNNRDYLFSMEKALSNISHEDDSIIELADEVRKVLSRLNEKKITGPDIPLKSQTPLVHLSPLLEGTVVDSRY, encoded by the exons ATGGTGCTATGGGTCTTCGGGTACGGCTCCCTCATCTGGAACCCTGGCTTCGATTTCGACGACAAGATCCTGGGATTCATCACGGGCTACAAGCGGACGTTCAATCTCG CTTGCATTGACCACAGAGGCACGCCAAAGGATCCAGCCAGGACCTGCACTCTTGAATCCGAAGAGGGGGCCATATGC TGGGGAATCGCATATTGTGTCAATGGTGGCCTAGAAAAAGAGCGAGAAGCAATGCAG TACTTGGAGAGAAGAGAATGTGAGTATGATCAGAAGATCTCTGTGGATTTCTACAAG GATGGAAATTCTCTGGAACCAGCTGTGACGGGTGTATTAGT TTTCGTATCCACTCCTGATCCAGTTGGCAACAAATACTATCTTGGCCCTGCTCCGTTGGAGGATATGGCAAT GCAAATTGCTACAGCTAGTGGCCCTAATGGAAATAATAGGGACTACTTGTTCTCAATGGAGAAGGCACTGTCCAACATAA GCCATGAAGATGATTCCATCATTGAGCTTGCTGATGAGGTGAGGAAGGTGCTGAGCAGGTTGAATGAGAAGAAGATTACCGGCCCTGACATACCACTTAAATCTCAAACTCCTCTTGTGCACTTGTCACCACTTCTTGAAGGCACTGTAGTGGATTCGAGATACTAA